Genomic window (Sphingosinicella microcystinivorans):
TGCGCGACGACGGTTCGGTCGAAGCCCGCATTCGACTGGTGCGCCCGGGCGAGGCCAGCACGGTGCCGGTTGAGGCCATGGCGGCAAGCCACTGGGAGCCTGCCGACGAAACAGCGTTCAGGACAGCCTGGACGGCCGAACTGGCGACGATCCCGGAGTTTGAAACCAGCACCCTGCACATGGTCAGCGGTCTGTTGCTGCCGATCTGGAAGCAGCTGCCCGACGAAAGCACCCGGGTATACCGGCTCCAGACCGATGACGGGCAGCGCTTTGTCGGGCGCAAGGTCTCGCCAGCATGGGTCGCCGCGATCATCGAGGAAGAGGCACCGGCACTCGCGCCCGATGCCGCCTTTGCCATGCTCATGTCCGGAGAAGCGGCGTTGCAACTGCGCGAAGGGCAGACCCTCCAGCAGGTCCGCGCCATGGGTACTCCGCGCATCGAGCTTGCGGGTTTCAGCGATCTGGCGCTCGACCGGCTGAAGGCGATCGGGCTCATCTCCGAAATCGTCTCGTGGAAGCTGCGCCTGTTCGTGCCGACCGGCAGCGACGGCCCCGCCATCCTCGCCCGGCTGCTCGAGCGCTATCCTCTCGAGCGCATCCTGCCCCGCCGCGAGAGCGCCAGGGTAGCCTGACCGCGCCGATTTGCCGGTCCCGGGCCGCGCATCGCATCCTTACCCCTTCTCTGTTCGGCAGGAGCTTTGCCTCATGAATGCCACCGAATTATCCCGCCGCCTTGGCCAGCAGGCCGAGGCGGTATGCCGCCGCTATCTGTCGAACGGGTGCAGGGAGGGGCGTTACTGGCTGGTCGGCAATGTCGACAACGCACCGGGGCGCAGTCTTTATGTCCGCTTGGTCGATGGCGAGAAAGGCCCAGCCGGTAAATGGACCGATGCTGCCACCGGCGATCATGGCGACCTGCTCGACATTATCGGTCACTCGGTTCGGGCCGCCGGCATGCGGGAGGCCCTGAGCGAGGCCCGTCGCTTTCTCTCCCTCCCGGAAGCTCCAGCCCCTGCGCCGCGATCGCGTCCTTTAGGGCTCAGTTGCATCAGTTCAGGCCAGCGGGACGCCGCCTTGCGGCTTTGGTCGGGCAGCCATCCGACCGCGGGCACTCTCGCGCAAGCTTACCTCCAGTCCCGGGGCCTTGAAGCAGGTGCGGACCTCACGGCCTTGCGGTTCCATCCCGGTTGTCATTACCGGCCGTCCCGTGACGATCCGTCTGACACGCCGACGCGTTGGCCAGCCCTGATTGCTGCGGTCACCGACAATGCAGGTGCGATCACCGGCGTTCATCGCACCTGGCTCGACCCGTCCGGTAAGGACAAGGCGCCTGTTGCCAATCCGCGAAAGACCATGGGCGCCATTCTCGGCCATGCCGTCCGCTTTGGCGTGCCGTCGGAGCGAATGATCATCGGCGAAGGCATCGAGACCATGCTTTCCCTGCGAGCATGTCTTCTGGCCATGCCTCTCGCGGCCTGTACGTCGTCCGCGCACCTGGCAGCCTTCCTGTTCCCGGCAGGCGTAAACCGCCTCTATGTCGCCCGCGATCGCGACACGGCCGGCGAGGCAGCTTTTGCCGCCATCGTCGACCGCTGCGCCACGTCGGGCATCGAGGTGATCCCACTCATGCCGATCTTGGGCGACTTCAACGACGACCTGCGACAATGCTCCCGCGAGGCTATGGCGGCCAACCTTGCCCGGCAGCTCGGTAGCGGGGACGAAGCCTTGCTGCGCAAGGCGTGAGACCGGGAAGAGAAGCAAGCGGTCCGGGTGATCGGGCTGTCC
Coding sequences:
- a CDS encoding DUF7146 domain-containing protein, which gives rise to MNATELSRRLGQQAEAVCRRYLSNGCREGRYWLVGNVDNAPGRSLYVRLVDGEKGPAGKWTDAATGDHGDLLDIIGHSVRAAGMREALSEARRFLSLPEAPAPAPRSRPLGLSCISSGQRDAALRLWSGSHPTAGTLAQAYLQSRGLEAGADLTALRFHPGCHYRPSRDDPSDTPTRWPALIAAVTDNAGAITGVHRTWLDPSGKDKAPVANPRKTMGAILGHAVRFGVPSERMIIGEGIETMLSLRACLLAMPLAACTSSAHLAAFLFPAGVNRLYVARDRDTAGEAAFAAIVDRCATSGIEVIPLMPILGDFNDDLRQCSREAMAANLARQLGSGDEALLRKA